One region of Quercus lobata isolate SW786 chromosome 2, ValleyOak3.0 Primary Assembly, whole genome shotgun sequence genomic DNA includes:
- the LOC115974103 gene encoding putative disease resistance protein RGA3 yields the protein MHPIKIESEIYGRGEEKEKILQVLLTDVSDQDNLAIYAVWGMGGLGKTTLAQLIYNDARVQRHYDMRIWVCVSDDFHIRKLVRAIIESIDGSSCDLSELDPLQQRLQEKLRGRKFLLVLDDVWNECHDKWNGLKDVLRCGSNGSKVTVTTRIENVALMMATLPIHHIGCLSENDSWSLFTRCAFGMGRLKERSELESIGKEIVKKCGGVPLAIKTLGSLMSLKSTESEWLSVKESQIWELPEDENSILPALRLSYHHLPPHLRQCFAFCCIFPKDHELKRDKLIQLWMANGFIPFKEPLEPHDVGIIIFNELVRRSFFQDVVEDSPINITCKMHDLMHDLAQSIMELECVVVESGKGVKVPKMIRHLSYTRGTSWDVEVCKVRSLRSCIALPNYYGEYKSPQSIFLKQKYLRVCDLKNAPRSITSLKHLRYLDMSCSNFKVLPESITCLLNLQTLKLDYCSSLHKLPNGMRHMKNLIYLGLRYCDSLTCMPEGMGQLTCLQSLSIFIVGKENGYQISELKGLHLRNELSIKELDNVRNFAEAKNANLIVKQNLHSLSLVWQNKSQCPVPEQVEDVLDGLQPHSNLKVLHIHNYLGSKFPTWMQDLLLHDLVEISLIKCERCEHLPPLDKLPFLKVLTTSDMDSMKYLGNELHGDSASSFPSLEILHLDMMANLEEWRTMDGRENFPRLSELNIWRCPKLVEMPIIPSITSLSIRESNAMLIKSVMNLTSLSSLQIGSMHESTLIHFLPDGLFQNLTAMKCLRFDYCKGLESLPEGLQYLHSLRELYISFCTNILSFPVNGLRGLSSLQRLRIQNCDKFCSLSEGIQYLTSLEDLHINYCPELVSLPKQIGCLSPLYLALSIFAQFIIEGDAKEIFQSLLMESNDALQLAKRHVDGQI from the coding sequence atgcATCCCATCAAGATTGAAAGTGAGATTTATGGAAGaggtgaagagaaagaaaaaatccttCAAGTATTGCTCACTGATGTGTCTGATCAAGATAATCTTGCTATTTATGCCGTATGGGGCATGGGGGGCTTGGGGAAAACAACACTTGCACAGTTGATCTACAATGATGCAAGGGTACAGAGGCATTATGATATGAGAATTTGGGTGTGTGTATCCGATGATTTCCATATAAGAAAATTGGTGAGAGCAATCATAGAGTCCATTGATGGTAGTTCATGTGATCTTTCAGAGTTGGACCCATTACAGCAACGCTTGCAGGAAAAATTGCGTGGGAGGAAATTTTTGCTTGTTTTGGACGATGTTTGGAACGAATGCCATGACAAATGGAATGGCTTAAAAGATGTGTTGAGGTGTGGGTCGAACGGAAGTAAGGTTACAGTGACAACCCGGATTGAGAATGTAGCGCTTATGATGGCCACACTACCTATACACCACATAGGATGCTTGTCAGAGAATGATTCTTGGTCCTTGTTTACAAGATGTGCATTTGGGATGGGAAGGCTAAAGGAGAGATCAGAATTGGAATCAATTGGCAAGGAAATAGTGAAGAAGTGTGGAGGGGTACCTCTAGCAATAAAGACTCTTGGAAGCCTCATGAGCTTAAAAAGTACGGAAAGTGAGTGGTTATCTGTGAAAGAAAGTCAAATTTGGGAATTACCAGAAGATGAAAATTCCATCTTGCCTGCGTTGAGGTTGAGTTACCACCATTTACCCCCACATCTAAGGCAATGTTTTGCTTTCTGCTGTATATTCCCCAAAGATCATGAGCTTAAAAGGGATAAGTTGATACAATTGTGGATGGCTAATGGTTTTATTCCCTTTAAAGAACCATTGGAGCCTCATGATGTTGGCATTATTATCTTCAATGAATTAGTGCGGAGATCTTTCTTTCAAGATGTTGTGGAGGATTCTCCTATTAACATAACATGTAAAATGCATGATCTTATGCATGACCTTGCTCAGTCTATTATGGAGCTTGAATGCGTTGTGGTGGAATCTGGTAAAGGGGTgaaagttccaaaaatgattcgtCACTTGTCTTATACTCGAGGCACTTCTTGGGATGTTGAAGTATGCAAAGTCCGCTCTCTACGCTCGTGCATTGCGTTACCAAATTATTATGGTGAGTATAAATCACCTCAATCCATCTTTTTGAAACAAAAGTATCTTCGGGTGTGCGACCTAAAAAACGCACCAAGATCAATCACTAGTTTAAAACACTTGAGGTATCTCGACATGTCTTGTTCCAACTTCAAAGTTTTACCTGAATCAATAACTTGCCTCTTGAACCTGCAAACGCTGAAACTAGATTATTGTTCGTCTCTTCATAAGTTGCCCAATGGTATGAGGCACATGAAAAACCTTATCTATCTTGGGCTTAGATATTGTGATTCTCTTACTTGTATGCCTGAAGGGATGGGACAACTAACGTGCCTCCAATCATTAAgcatcttcatcgttgggaagGAAAATGGTTATCAAATAAGTGAGCTGAAAGGACTACACCTTCGAAATGAGTTGTCAATAAAGGAACTTGATAATGTAAGAAATTTTGCGGAGgcaaaaaatgcaaatttgatTGTGAAACAAAATCTTCATTCGCTAAGTCTGGTTTGGCAGAACAAAAGTCAGTGCCCTGTACCAGAACAGGTTGAAGATGTTCTTGATGGTCTCCAACCTCATTCAAATCTGAAAGTGTTGCACATTCATAACTATTTGGGTTCAAAATTTCCAACATGGATGCAAGATTTACTCCTTCATGATCTGGTTGAAATTTCTCTAATTAAGTGTGAAAGATGTGAACATCTGCCACCTCTTGACAAACTACCATTCCTCAAGGTTCTTACAACAAGTGACATGGATTCTATGAAGTATCTTGGCAATGAGTTACATGGAGATAGTGCAAGTTCGTTCCCATCATTGGAGATACTGCACTTAGATATGATGGCTAATTTGGAGGAATGGCGAACAATGGATGGAAGAGAAAATTTTCCCCGCCTAAGCGAATTAAATATCTGGCGTTGTCCAAAGTTAGTTGAAATGCCTATTATTCCTTCCATTACAAGCTTGAGTATCCGTGAGAGCAATGCAATGTTAATTAAGTCAGTGATGAATCTCACTTCACTTTCTTCCCTTCAAATTGGAAGTATGCATGAATCGACACTTATTCACTTTCTTCCGGATGGATTGTTTCAAAATCTTACTGCAATGAAATGCTTACGATTTGATTATTGTAAGGGACTCGAAAGTCTGCCAGAAGGACTCCAGTACCTACATTCTTTACGGGAACTCTATATATCGTTCTGTACAAATATTTTGTCCTTTCCGGTAAATGGATTGCGGGGCTTATCTTCACTACAGAGGTTACGGATTCAGAACTGCGACAAATTCTGCTCTTTATCTGAAGGAATTCAATATTTAACTAGCCTTGAGGACTTACATATTAACTACTGTCCGGAGTTAGTTTCCTTGCCGAAGCAGATAGGATGCCTCTCTCCTCTTTATCTCGCTCTCTCTATTTTTGCACAGTTTATAATAGAAGGAGATGCAAAGGAGATTTTTCAAAGCTTACTAATGGAATCAAATGATGCTTTGCAATTGGCTAAGAGACATGTTGATGGCcaaatttaa
- the LOC115974102 gene encoding disease resistance protein RGA2-like, translating into MVDILLSALVSSMVGNLNTSALQELGIALGLRDELDNLESTLSTIQAVLQDAEEKQWKSKPISNWLRNLKEGAYDADDVLDEFVTEALIQEAEKEKGLKSQTGIHFYGEI; encoded by the exons ATGGTGGACATACTTCTATCTGCCCTGGTGAGCTCTATGGTGGGTAACTTGAATACTTCAGCACTTCAAGAATTGGGAATTGCTTTGGGCCTGAGAGATGAGCTTGACAACCTTGAGAGCACACTTTCCACCATCCAAGCTGTTCTGCAAGACGCAGAGGAGAAGCAGTGGAAGAGTAAGCCTATCAGTAATTGGCTAAGAAATCTCAAAGAAGGAGCTTATGATGCAGATGATGTTCTGGATGAGTTTGTAACTGAAGCTCTAATACAAGAGGCGGAGAAAGAGAAAGGTTTGAAAAGCCAA ACTGGAATCCATTTCTATGGAGAGATCTAA
- the LOC115977637 gene encoding uncharacterized protein LOC115977637, whose translation MAVAVSYCKSSPFLGQFPSNFGKAQCRHITGTSVQVPRISALFWGSKKSVAPPQEVDFSLGDFTLTGSTPEGISANEVKSKRVSVSVVSSILEVSPNDWDACALDATGPEKYNPFLTHGFLSSLEESNCAVKETGWMPRHMIVKDECENILGVVPLYLKSHSYGEFVFDHSWADAYYNFGARYYPKLQCCVPFTPVTGPRILIRNTSFKDQVFDIMVSALKELAAKSQLSSLHITFPSKNEWQKLKEGGFLQRIGMQYHWKNRNYKNFDEFLMDMKQSKRKNIRQERKKISVQNLTMKRLRGYEIKARHWDSFYNFYRSTTDNKWGTPYLTREFFHNMGSKMGDQVLLVVAEEGEELVAGALNLIGGDTLFGRLWGCQPRAYYPSLHFEACYYQAIEAAIELNLNTVEAGAQGEHKIQRGYMPVTTYSCHYLINKSFGKAIEDFLVRESTQVRLVTKLLHESGPFKEGIQQIEENEALT comes from the exons ATGGCAGTAGCAGTGAGCTACTGCAAGTCTTCTCCTTTTCTAGGCCAATTCCCATCTAATTTC GGAAAAGCACAATGTAGGCATATAACAGGAACTTCAGTTCAGGTGCCTAGAATTAGTGCACTATTTTGGGGATCTAAGAAGTCTGTAGCACCACCACAGGAAGTGGACTTTTCACTTGGAGATTTCACTTTGACAGGGTCAACGCCAGAG GGCATTTCAGCAAATGAAGTGAAATCTAAAAGGGTATCAGTTTCAGTTGTTTCTTCAATCTTAGAGGTTTCACCTAACGACTGGGATGCGTGCGCTTTGGATGCTACGGGTCCTGAAAAATATAATCCATTTCTTACACATGgttttctttcaagcttagaGGAGTCTAACTGTGCAGTGAAG GAAACAGGATGGATGCCACGCCACATGATTGTGAAGGatgaatgtgaaaatattttaggtgTTGTTCCACTCTATCTTAAAAG CCATTCCTATGGTGAATTTGTTTTTGATCATTCTTGGGCCGATGCATACTACAATTTTGGGGCAAGATATTATCCAAAGTTGCAATGTTGTGTACCTTTTACTCCAGTAACTGGTCCAAGAATTTTAATTCGCAATACATCTTTCAAGGATCAAGTTTTTGACATTATGGTCTCTGCTCTTAAGGAGCTGGCAGCCAAG TCTCAGCTTTCATCATTGCATATTACCTTCCCGTCTAAAAATGAGTGGCAGAAACTGAAGGAAGGAGGTTTTCTGCAGAGGATTGGAATGCAGTACCACTGGAAAAATCGTAACTATAAGAA TTTTGATGAGTTTTTGATGGACATGAAACAAagtaagagaaaaaatattcgTCAGGAACGCAAAAAG ATTTCTGTGCAAAATCTGACTATGAAACGGCTTCGGGGTTATGAGATAAAG GCGAGGCACTGGgattctttttataatttttacagGAGCACCACCGATAACAA GTGGGGTACTCCTTATCTAACAAGAGAGTTCTTCCACAATATGGGATCAAAGATGGGGGATCAAGTACTACTTGTTGTTGCTGAAGAAGGGGAAGAACTTGTTGCTGGAGCTCTTAACCTTATAGGAGGAGATACTTTATTTGGGCGGCTATGGGGATGTCAACCACGAGCTTACTATCCAAGTTTGCATTTTGAAGCATGCTATTACCAG GCAATAGAAGCAGCCATTGAACTCAATTTGAACACAGTTGAGGCAGGAGCTCAGGGTGAGCACAAGATTCAGCGGGGTTATATGCCTGTGACAACTTACAGTTGCCATTaccttattaataaaagtttcgGGAAGGCCATAGAGGATTTTCTAGTCCGCGAATCAACTCAG GTCAGGCTTGTTACGAAACTCTTGCATGAGTCTGGTCCCTTTAAGGAAGGTATACAGCAGATAGAGGAAAACGAGGCCCTAACTTGA